Genomic segment of Benincasa hispida cultivar B227 chromosome 1, ASM972705v1, whole genome shotgun sequence:
ATTCATTGATCCAAAGTAGTCAAAATTTACATAGAGAAATACGtacgtgtatatatatatattcataatatatatatatatatattattttatatgtatgtataaCCAACCGAGACCCAACCCAACTtgacaaaattaaaaaagaaaaaattaactcaacccaatccaacccaacccaagaacaaaactaactcaacccaatcttacatttcaaaaaccaaagactaaataattaccaaacgagacATAAGTTTTTTATAAATTCAACACTCATgttccaagaaaaaaaataaagtttgcATAATTTAgacctcgtttggtaaccatttagtttttttatttttttagtttttgaaaattaaacctataaacaccaatttcaattctaaatttctGTTTTTTATTACCTACTTCTACcgatattttcaaaaaccaagccaagtattaaaaactaaaaaagtagtttttaaaaacctttttttcttttggagtttGCCTTAGATTCGACTCTTTTACGTAGCATAGATGGAAATCATTGCAAAAATTGAGAGgatataagcttaattttcaaaaacaaaaaatgaaaaatcaaatggtATCAAAGAGGCCTCACTGATTGACTCTTGTTTTTCGAAATAAGAttcagttatatatatatatatatatatataattattttttttttaaaaaaaaaaaaaaaaaaaaaactaaccaaCAGTGAAATGAGGTGCCATAAGCAGAGCAATTTGTACGAGTTTGCATGTAGCTATTTATACTCCATACCAAAATaatctccctctctctctccctctctccctCCCTCCCTCAAGATATTATTTACAAGTTTAGTCCCTCATCTTACATATTTGTGTCTAACAAGTTCTTATAAGAACAAGTaaagaaaacaaatttgaacattttttaagtttaaggacCAATTAGCAAAAACTTAGAAGTTTAGGAACTAAACTTGCaatttaactttgtttttttcatTCCAAACAAAGATAAACCGTAAAAGAAACAACAAGAACAAATAGAAACATTAATCTCAAAGTTTCCCGAAATAGCTACTTCTATTATAACCATGTTGAGTACATCATACATTAAGCCTATACAAAAAGAGCGTTTCTTTGCCTTTCACCTATTAATTGTCCTTCTCTACTTTCTCATAGATATGACCGTTAATTCTACAATTGGTTTGAATATGGAGAATATACATAAAAGATGGTAAATTATCCAGAAGGATGAATAAGTTGAAAATATATTGGAACAAAAAAAGATGGGAATCATACAGAAATCGTTGAACAGATTGAGCTCTCACCAGCAAGAACATCATGATCAAGGAGCTGCCATTTGCTGCTTCTTGATTCGTTCTCCTTGTTTTACCATGCTGTAGTTAGATCCCCAAACGTAAAGTGTCTCAATACTTATGCATAGTTTTAAGAGAAGTGAGAAATTTGTGCATATGCAGTTAAAGATCACATCATTAACTATACTAAGTGAAACTCAAAAGATTTAATCTCTGTAATTACCCAATATCATGCGGCGTTATAAATATCCATTGGGAGCCTTGTGCCAATGCAAAATCCACAAGAGTGTCCAAGCTAATTTTCCGACTTACAGCGTCCTGTGAACTTATTGGGAAGCTTGTGAAAAGACTCAACTCTTTTATGTTTCAAATATAAGTTTTAGACAACATTCTCTGTGGCCATCCATATCagaaatataattgaaatataaaaaggATGACAAGAATGAGACAGTAGCTCACCATAAACACATCAAATTCATCCATTGCTCGAAATGGGGCTTCAGTCATATCGTGTAACGCCAAAGCAAAGCATAGTGTTGAAAATGATCGTTCTCCACCTAATATCGTTCAGTTTCATTATTTCGCAACCATCATCTTTCAATGTAAGCTATATATACATAGATTAATAGACATCTCAAAAAAAATTCCACATTCAACAAAGTTGAGGGAGGCACGTAAACAGGTTAATGCATAAACCATTAGAGGTATTAACAATCTGAAAGTAGAAACCGAAAATCATTAGGCAAAGCATTAAGTAACTATAGCTAAGATGTTCCATACagaaaaaccaaaccaaatggATATTATGCTGTCAATTTATGAAAAAGAAACCTGAAAGTCCACGGGTATCACGAACAGAACTGCTGGATGCATCTTGGGGCATCTTCACCTGTTGAGTATTGAAGAAATGCATATTTCAATAACATAAATCAATATGAAGTTTCTAGATTGGAAACCATTAAAGTGGGGGGGAAAagaccccaaaaaaaaaatccacaacAATTGGTGGAAAAGATGTCTTTTCATTCCATGAAATCCATTAAGTGGGCTTACCTCAACTGAGAGGGTCTTTTCCTCGTAATTAACTTTTATATGTCCGCTGAtccctttttttcttaaatGGCCATTAAATCTGAACAAATGTATCATAGTCAAGTAAAGTCCAACAAACTTTAACTAATATCATCAAATGTTAAAGACAACAAACTGAAGATCTTTGAGAGTGCAAAAGAAATTCATACTGCCAAGTCAATTGGCGCTTCAAAAGACTAGCATTCCTTTCAAACTTGTTCCACCGTTGCTCAAGAGCTTTCTGGCAAGCCTGTAATTTAATTCAAGAGTAGGTTACAAGTAAGAATACTTTCTTGGAGACTACAGAGTACATAAATAGGGTTTAGGGGCTCATCCTGTCTTAAACAGAATAAAATGCAATTTGACAGTACGCTATTAAATATTAACAGCTAATGCAACTAGTTTCATTTTCTGACATcatttcatttaaaacaataatgATTCCTTAAAAAAAGTTCGCATTTAGATACAACTAGATTTGTGCTATTTGTCAACCCACTATAAGTCCCATTTCATCCGTTAGCTTTGTGATTAAACTGAAAATGAAGTTTTTGTAGTGGTCTTACTAAAACGGATTTTTCTCATAATGGGAGCGGAGCTTACAATTACATATCCTACAGAATGCAATGTAATCAATGACAGAAAAACTTCAACTATAATTCTCTTCTTTTGGATAGTTTAGTGccttttttccttaaaaaaaaaaaaccaaaaacaaaacaaaacaaaataaaaaaactggTATAGTTCTATTTGATTCCGTAGTTTCTCTCTTTCTTATTCATCGTTTCAAGGAGAAAGCTGAAGTTTAATGGTTTGATTTCATTACGAGCATTTTATGGGGTACATGGTCAGAAAGGAATCGCAGATTTTCCTTTTGTAGAAATCGATAGGGACTTCTTCACTTTCGGGGGCAAAGTAGAAAATTGTGTAGATACAAACTCCATTAAATACACTCTACTTGCTTTAAATATTTCATCGAACTCTAATCTAAACCACTTCTGTTCGATAGAACGTATTCAAAGACATTTGCCAGCCTCCTGTGAACCACAAAGAAAACCAAGGAGGAGAGAATCCTCAGGCTCACTCTCACAACAAAACTCAGTCATCAGAACTCAATCATCAACAAGCTGATTGCCACAATATCAACATTTTAGGCAGCCACTAAgccattgaaaaaaaaaggtgGGCATCTAAATGCAAAAAGGTCAGATTTATAGTGTGTGCGCATTTTATTCCTAGTTTTGAAACTAATCGACAATCAAGAGAAGAATGCAAGATTTCTAGAACCACAAAACTTAAGGTAATGCAAAATAGGAATATGTGTGTGCACGAGAACATAAATAAGATGTCAAAGAATAAAGTATAAAATTCATAGGCAGATAGAACATCCATGAAAGTcaaaggagagaaaaaaatcaACTAACTCACATCCAACTTCTCTCTAAAACTTTTATAAGTCTGTTGTTTTCTTATAATTGTACGCTCCTTTTTCTCATACATCATCCTCAGGTCTTCAAGAGATTCAGAACATCTGGGAGGGACTAAAAGGTTAGTATATCTTGATCATAATTGAGGCTTGgcattttcaaaataaagtaatgagtTAATGTCAAAACCGTCTGGTCTCGTTATTAAGTCTCTGATTTAGCCTTGTTAATTGTGCACTGAGTTGTTCAGGTGTGCTCCCATCCCAATCACCTAAAGCCTCAATTTCACTCTCAGGACATATTATTGAAGCCTTACTGTAGCTCTCCTGCAATTGTGATGTCATCATGTCATTGCATGAACAAAAAGTTGATCATGCTATGCTGTAGACTAATAGGTAGTGTACATGTCGTAGTATAAGATCATAATTACCTTACGATGGCGCTCAAACTCCTCATATTGTCTCTCTGCCTCTTTAATATCAAAAAGGACCTTGTTAGTCATAATACCTTCATAATGATCCTTCTCCTGTGACATTTTTATATTCTTATacattaattaactaataatgaGCAGCAAAATTTTCAATGAACTATCCGTAGAGCAGGAATAACCTTTTCTGCAGAATGCAGTTCTCGTTCAATCTGCAACATATCTCTCTCAGCTTCTTCAAATGCATCAATTTCTCCTTTTGCTgactctatatatatatatatatatctatctcttatacacatctagatgtgtataagagacagggtggAGAGAGAAGAGGAGCGATCacttaataagaaaaaaagataaagaaagatACTTATGAAGAATCTGAATGTCAAAATCACTGCCTGCGTACCACAGAGATTCTCAAATGATACTTTAAGATCTTTTGCCTTTGCTTCCGCTTCTTTCATCCTAACTTGAAACTTTTCCAGAAGCAACTTATTCTCTTGTATCTCCTCTTCAATTTTCTGGTAATCATTCCCAAGAATACAATGATATTAAAAGAATTATGCAAttaagatgatttttttttcttgcatcTCCTCGTGAATTATGTAATTAAGAAAAAACATCCACATACTTTGACAGGTGTGATGGTAAATTTGTTTGCACATATGTTACGTAAAACACAAATGCTACAAGCAGATCTTACAGAAATTTCTTGATGAAGCTCATCCACATTTGATGAAGGCAATGAACTAGCCTCAGCAACTTGAGACTTCCGTAAATCTTGCAGCTCCAAATTTTTGGACATAAAAAACCGTTCCGCACTCCGACACTtcctcttcaaaaaaaaaaaataataacaaagaaTCAGATGATGgcatgataaaaaaatattttgcaaaaaaaagCTACAGAAACACAAGGACATCTCCTAGTTGGATGTGTTTTTGTTACGAAATTTTGGGGGCTACATTCGTCACTCTTTTGGCTGGACCAAGGCCATACCAAAAGGACCCACAACAGCTACTGTTTAATACACTCAAAATCCATCCCCCTACTAATTTCGTAACAAAGGCCCTTTTGGAGAATTTTATTCATGCTACTTGCTGGATCCTTTGGCAAGGTATTTTCCAAGATAAGGTACAGTGAATTCATTTGCGGTACACCTAATCTAATTCATTGAACATTTGCCAAAATTTAAAAGGATGCAACTACTAAATCCATTAGAAATAATAATTCCAAGACAAGTCCttagaactcaaggacacagttgtacaacctatagaacaAATCCTATTCAAGTAAGGTCGTAATTTCAAGACAAATCTCCAAACCACAACCCcgaataaaagaaaagattagCTCAAACTATTGATAATTTGCAATTCAAGATCGTAAGGAAATAAACTTCAACCAAATGGATACAAGAAAATAAGAGGATGAAGCATCTCAAAAAGAAGACCGACAATTTCATTATGCTACTGAAATGACCGTCTTCcatcaacaaagaaaagaaaggaagaaagaaaattgtAAGAACTTTGTCGTTCAGAAGATGGAAGAACAAGTAAAACCTTAGGGAATTACTTTCTGTCGAAAATAGCATATTGCCCTAGGGGTTTTTTAGTAATTTCTTATACCCTAGGACTTCCCATTATCTATTTATTTGGCCTGTTCTCTTGTACTTTGTGTATCAaaccaataataaaaaataagactCAATCGTGGGTTTTTCACATAAACTGTGTGTTCGTTTTTCGTTTTCTCTTTTCATCACTTTCAATGATGTTCATGAGAATTTCTCACAGAAAAGATCCAAATCCACCATTTACTTGAAACCCAATTTTACTttcactaattaatttaattaaggaaTTACTTCCAAGAAAAATCTCCACTACTATTTTCCACTAGAGGATCTGTTTCTTCTGCAAAGACTACCAACACCAAAGCCTTTGTTTACAAATGGGAAAGATACCACCTCTCAAGAAATGATATGCAGCACTCTCATCTGCCTCCAAAGAAAATCTTCCATCAACTTTGCAGTGTAATGACCTACTTTGGAATTTTTAACTGTCTCTAGTCTACAGTAGTGTTGGCTATGGTTTGccttatttttatcaataagtCAACCAAAGCTAACCTTTATCGGTTAAATTCTTTCCTGTAATTGAGAATTTCATGACTTGGATCTGGACACACAGAATCAAGCAACAATAAATGCAATCCATGATGTAGAAAGTGACTGCACTTCGGTTATTCCATCTAAAAAACAAATCACAGTGAACCTCCCATCCAACCAAACAGGAAAAATAGATAACCAAGGACCAAAGTACACAAAATAATGATTACAATAATACATGTCATTGGCAAACCAGAATACCTTCGCATTGCTTAGGTTGTCTTCAAGATCCCGGAGTTGTTCTTCTGAAAGTCTCTTCCTCTTCCTACATTGTTCAGCTTCTTGCTTTACATTCAATGCATCTTTTTCAAGACTTTTAATTTGGTCTTCAAAGGAACTACAAAGTCTGCCACTTCTGGGTCTTCTAACTGGGGGAAGAATTGTCTGAACAGAACCTCGAGAAAACCTATAAAGAAATGATGATGAATTCTTTTAGATCAATAATTACCGCATGacaaacaaaaacacatttaacAATAATCACTTTTTACATGGATTCATGTAAGTCTGCAGAAATCTCCATCCgcaaaaagtcaaaatttaacTAACTACAGTTCCTTGAGACCCAACTCCTTTTCTTGTCCCTAACATTCAGGAAACGATAGGGAAAATTTTGTCCTGATTTCATCTGCTGAAAAAGATTCTTGATTGAGGTCCTTCTTGTAAGGATTCAGCTGTCAGAAGAGATTCTCCTCCTTTTTGGAGCTGGAAGATGATGCATATCGTATAACTCCATACCATAGAgggaaaaaaatattcttaagcCAAATGCTGTAGGATGACAGTTAAGACTTAAGCCTAACAAATGTATATTCTTATTCTTGCATTTTTGTCTATGACGATCACTTAAAGTTAAggttctttttcatttttaataccCATCTCCTCGATGGTTCATTATAAAggtaaacaaaaagaaaatggtatttttttttattggtattgatataattaaatttaccttaacccatcagcttaagcttttgggttaATCGGTGATTTAACAATGATACCAAAGTAGGAGGTCCTGAAATTAATACTTTTGTTACAATAAAGAGAATTTACTATCCCCAATTTTTTAACCTCCAGTCAATTGCATTAGTAAATGCTTATCTTCATCTTAAACTGGAATTGTACCCctcatttgaaaattaattatttgccGTCTCTTTTCTATGAAGTTTTTAACTGACTTCTTGTCAAGTGTATGGTTTCTAGAAGCAAATTTTGGAATAAACCAAtgagaaaatatcatatataacaaaaaTGAACAATAATCCATTCCTTAAGTCTCAGGGTGTATGTTGAGAATTCCACATTGTAAAAATCAAGGGACCTCACACTCATTATAAGATAGACAGGCTACTCTTCTCAttgtcatttggttttgagatggaaccccatgttatctaatatggtatcagagcccgtAATGCCCAAACGAGTATTCGGtccaagaaagaaaaattatgatTCGATCAAGAATGGTGAACCCAAAAGATGCACCATCTTGAGGGGGTGCGGTGAGAATCCCACATGGGAAAAATCAAGGGACCTTGCACTCCTTATAAGATAGATGAGCTACTTCTCTCATTgccaattgattttgagatggaaCCCCATGTTATCTAATGGCATGAGAGTTTTTGCAAAACTGAAATATAACTATTAGCTCAAGTTCATAAAGTTCTtcaaatgaaaatcaattaatttatggTAAGAACAAACAAACCTGTGAGTGAACTTCGAACTCTTATAACATTATTATGCTTTATGTAATCACTTTCTAAACACTAGGAATTCAtagttttgtatacaaaacaCACTATCCATTATCAAACGTGCTCCCAGAAGTGAAAATGATAGAAGAAGCAGGAAAAAATTATTAGAATTTAATATTTCAGCTTACATTTTGTATCCATCTAATGTAAAGACCTCCTTGAGGTTTGAGATACGTTGGTCAAATGCTACTGATTTACCCACATCATAATCTTTAACAAGCACTTGCCTCTCAGCATCACCCTAGGAAGCAAGAGTCATGGTTATAGAATAGAGCAACACATAATttctcaattatcaacaaccTGAGGGGGTGCACAAAAGGAGGTAGCCTAAATGAataagcaaaagaaaaaaacttaaaacaCGAGAATTACCTTATctatcaaaacattgatgacaGTATGGTTTTCAGAATGAACGACTGAAAGGGTTGTCGGGTGCTTTGTTTGAGGAAGCATGTGAGCTGGAATATTTAACCTACAAGAAGAAGTGAGAGCATGGGAAAGGATAAACTTAATGGTCAAACCAAAGATCATTAGGGAGCagggaagaaaaagaattcCTCCACCTACACTGGTCTTGAAAAGTCATAGATGATAATTGGGAGTTGCCTATAATTAGCTTCATTTGCACATCTTCTCAAAAGAAGAGAATCTTGGTGATCAGTCACAATGAAAGCATTGAGCAACCTCCCAATGGCACTTTCAACAGCAGGAGCCCACATGTCACCATTGACCAAATTCTACAGAAAATAATCAAATCATCAATAAACAGTAGTAAGCTGCTGCCACCAGAAAGAACAATCTCACAGAGATAAAGGACCTCAGTAACACACCAATTCTGAAACGCATATTGATTAGCAAAGAAGCCAATCCATGTGGCCATGACTGAAagaaatacacattaatttGTATCTTTCAGGAGAAAGCCCAACTTCTTCAAACAAGAAAAACGTTTACAATGATATTACAAAGTTTTCAATGACTCCCCTGACTTCATAAATCAATAATCCCACCTCTTTAGTTTGCATTTTCCCTCACAGATGTCATAAGGTAACAAACAAAAAATCCTCCCTGCATGTCATCTAGATGAACATTTCCTCCAAACATTCCTttctttaataataaattagcTAGGTGATGGcgtaaagaaacaaaagatacCAATAATTTAGTTTCTGATTTCTGCTACTAACCAGATGGGAACCAATTGGACCAATGGGAGGTTTCTTGAATCTTTTATGTTGTCTCTCAATTGCACGTAATAATTGAATGACTCTATCACCTCCAAAAGCTGTGACCTGTCCAAAACATAAGTTATGCCGTTATCATCATTGGAGGCAATAGGTTAAAGTAAGAGAGCATCTGCTGCTTATATATGCAAGGAATTTAAGCTACATAAGCAAATAAAGATATGAACATGCatattctaaaattgaaaaccaTCCCCAGTTTGACGGGTATCTAAAATCGTAACCCAGTTTTTCCTCACCTTGTTGGTTTGATGCTGCCTTAGCTCTCGAATTGAGTGAGAAAATTCATAATGCTTTTTCTCATAACTTTCAATCTGCAAAAAACCACCATCATTTAAAAGTACATATTAAACAATCGTATTAGAAAAAATGATCCATCATAGTTTAATATGTTCTAACATAGAAAGCAAAGGGACAGCAGAACCATGAAAATATTGTTGAAATACGTcaaattagccctaagggcatttttgtctttttactatatttgctaaattagggtttcacattattctatttatatctaaggttgggtctattgtaaacaagacataaaaataataagttcttttctaccgtggtttttcttccctgaattagggtggttttccacgtaaactccttTGTGTTGTCTTCTTTCCCtatttcaatatggtatcagagcaaggtgaTGAAACCCTAGCCCCGGTAAGAAGAAACTCAGTCATCAAACTTGATAGGTGAAGGTACGCTGAATAATGAGGCTATGATTCAAGCAGCGGTTGACCGCTATCTCCGAACCATCATCCCAGGTGGCTCAACCGAACAGATCCAGCTGGCGAGCCGAACAGCAGGTGGTGGGATTGCTCCAGCTGGCGCGCCGATTAGCTTCCAGTCTCAGCCGTTCCAAACTGAACACCATCGATCGAATCCTTCCAGCCGAACAGCAGGTGGTGGTGGAAGGTCATGCCTTCCAGCCGGCGCACGCGATCGGGTCACAACCAATCGGACCCTCGCTGCTTCGCACACACCGTCTCAGCCTCGCACGTTCTCCAGCCGGCGCATGCGATCGATCTACAGCCGGTAGGTATCTCGGCGTCGCACAGAATCGCATCTACACCAGACGGTCATGGGCTTGCTCCAGCTGCCGGGTCGGGTCAGATCGGAGCGATTTCTTCCGCTTCGCAGCAGATTGCCGAGCCGTTCGTCTGTTACCCACCATCAAAGCCGTCTGGGAGCAGCGCCGGTCACGGGTTGCAGAACTTTGCCGCTGGTGGACTTCCGCAGTAGCTTCTTCACAGTATCATGGTGGACAGCCTCTTCCTCATGTAATATCCAGTCAGCCCCAGTTTCGAATGGGTGAGTCCATTGAAGAAAATCCCATGGTATTTTAGAACGAAAAATTCCAGATCTGAATCTCATGGGGAACTCCAACAACAATTAAGCTAGTCTTTCAGCAAACATGGTTCGCCTGGGAGCGCCTGATTGAATGAGCCATGATTCTTGCCCCGATGTATCAAAAAATCCGGTATCAATGTTTCCTACTCACCAACTTCTTAATCTTTTATCTGGAACCAATTGGAAAATATACTGCCAGGGATGACACGGGAGAAGTTGAATGGGCAAAATACTTCTCTTGGCCCCAAACCAATTAAATGGTTACTTGAGGGACGGCCATAGTTTGGATATTTAACG
This window contains:
- the LOC120083235 gene encoding structural maintenance of chromosomes protein 6B-like, whose amino-acid sequence is MADSRAGIVKSIRLENFMCHSNLYIEFGEWLNFITGQNGSGKSAILTALCVAFGCRAKGTQRAATLKDFIKTGCSHAVIHVVLQNNGEDAFKHGIYGDAIIIERRISEATSAIVLKDSHGKKVASRRDELRELVEHFNIDVENPCVIMSQDKSREFLHSGNDKDKFKFFFKATLLQQVDDLLKNIFDQLRSANALVGDLESTIRPVEKELNELRGKIKNMEHVEEISQQVQQLKKKLAWSWVYDVDKQLQEQSAKIGKLQDRIPICRAKIDHQLGLAEKLRERFIEKKTQIASMMERTSEVRRMKDELQETLSLATREKLGLEEEHGRKVNYIQKMVKRVRLLEQQVQDIHEQHIRNTQAEESEIEEKLKELESETEAAKSTVMRLKEEENALMESLYSGRNEIKKIAEEIESYEKKHYEFSHSIRELRQHQTNKVTAFGGDRVIQLLRAIERQHKRFKKPPIGPIGSHLNLVNGDMWAPAVESAIGRLLNAFIVTDHQDSLLLRRCANEANYRQLPIIIYDFSRPVLNIPAHMLPQTKHPTTLSVVHSENHTVINVLIDKGDAERQVLVKDYDVGKSVAFDQRISNLKEVFTLDGYKMFSRGSVQTILPPVRRPRSGRLCSSFEDQIKSLEKDALNVKQEAEQCRKRKRLSEEQLRDLEDNLSNAKRKCRSAERFFMSKNLELQDLRKSQVAEASSLPSSNVDELHQEISKIEEEIQENKLLLEKFQVRMKEAEAKAKDLKVSFENLCESAKGEIDAFEEAERDMLQIERELHSAEKEKDHYEGIMTNKVLFDIKEAERQYEEFERHRKESYSKASIICPESEIEALGDWDGSTPEQLSAQLTRLNQRLNNETRRCSESLEDLRMMYEKKERTIIRKQQTYKSFREKLDACQKALEQRWNKFERNASLLKRQLTWQFNGHLRKKGISGHIKVNYEEKTLSVEVKMPQDASSSSVRDTRGLSGGERSFSTLCFALALHDMTEAPFRAMDEFDVFMDAVSRKISLDTLVDFALAQGSQWIFITPHDIGMVKQGERIKKQQMAAP